The following nucleotide sequence is from Trifolium pratense cultivar HEN17-A07 linkage group LG2, ARS_RC_1.1, whole genome shotgun sequence.
TAATTTTGCTTTCAGCGGCAAtgaattcaataaaatattccTATTCATATTTGTAATGTctttcatgttattttttttttggtaatggACAGGTTCGTTGGTTAGCCTGCAAAACTTGCGAAACTTCTCAGCCAGGTTCGCAAGTTAACCAACAAATTGCATCCAAACCAAAATGCAGTCAAATCTGTTACTTCTTGTCATTTTAGAAGGCGCGTGAGAAATGGTGTGGAggagaatgaattctctcaatttgaaattaaattgaggaaataatgtttGAATTTAGACCTTTGGATCAAAAGCATGtgagaatattttaattataaagaaATGAGGAAAAGTTAATCAATGGTCAAAAAGTAATAATCGAGGAAAATtgaggaaaaataaattgagagaaAATCCTTTCTCGGTGTGGAGGATGCACAAATAAATTTTCTATTAATATAGGCTAAACCACTAAGCCCAATTAGTATGGACTGTTGTGGAACAAAATGATACAAGCTTGACATTTGCCATCTTATGCCCCTTCTATCGACACCCCCTCCTCATTTTTACTCTCCACGCCCCTCTTAAAATTTTCTACTGTCCAAAATACTCAAGGCCTCCTCTCATTTTGACTCTACTAAGTGTGAAATACCCTATTCCATtctatttaaaaataactataaaatatttcattccTTGTGTATGTATATTAAGATTTTAAGTGTTGAGtttgtaaatattttaaattagttaaagtattgaatttttaaataatgaaatttaacgTGATAGCTAGCATTTTTGTTAAATAGAGTATCATTATGttttttgtacccaaaaaaaaaaaagagtatcaTTATGTTTTTAACaagtaataattaaaaaaacattccTACAATAAGTACATTATCAAATAACTCTATTGGAATTTTGGAAAAAATGTCTTGTTTCTTTCCAAATATTTTGGACAAAGTTGAGACTATGAAGCAAAATGTTAACATAAACTTAAGaacttatataaattcaaaatgAGCATGAAGCCAAACAATTATAGAAGGACTCTTTCCTTATTTTACAAACAAGGAGGCACTTTCAATCTTGCTACAAACCATTTCCAACTTAATACCTTAACCTCATCTACAATTACCTTGGGATTATACAATCCATTCGCAAAAATAGAATCATTTCGCGCCTTCCAAAGGGACCAAAGGGTAGCATGCCAAATCATCACAAATCCTTTCTGGATCTTCTCATTTCGACCAACTCCTCTAAGCACCTTGAACAACAAAGAGAGAGAAGGAGGAATCACAATCACCACTCCAAGCCACCTAAACACCTCGTACCACACCATTAAAGCACTAGGATAATGCAAAAAAAGGTGAGTAGAAGATTCAACACTACCAACACACCCCACACACTCCCAAGGTTTATTCGTAATAAGCATCCACCGAATCTCAAGATTACTTCTAGTAGGGATCCGATCATAGAGGAGTTGCCATGAAAAAGCAATGACTTTTGAAGGTGCTGGACTCTCCcaaattttctcaaaaataatTCTTGCATCTTCTTCTAAAACATCCTCCACCCTTAGTTCTTCAACAAGGAATTTATACGAAGAATTAACCGAAAACACTCCTTCCAAATCCGGTTTTCAACACCAAAAGTCATCAACCAAGGAGAAAACAACCCCCTCCAAAAGCTCTCTCAATTGGATTACCAACTCTTCCTCCCATTGGAAAAGATTCCTCCGCCAATTGAAAGACCAAGACCATCTTTCACCATCTTGCACATAGAACTCCCTCACCATACTCTCCTTATTATTAGACAACGAGAACAACCGAGGGAACAACGATGATAAGGAAGCCTCGCCAATCCAAATAGAAGATCAAAACAAAGTGGGATTTCCATTACCCAATTTCCGGATCACCGACTCTACAAGCCAATTCTTAGACTCCACAACCTTATCGAGAGAGCATATATCCTTCCACCAAGAAGACGCCGAAATAGGAAATCTATTCCCGCTCCAATCAACATTATGGATAATATGATTACCATATCTAGCCACAAGGACCTCCTTCCAAAGCGATCTCCCCGGAGAAAGAAGACGCCAACGCCACTTAGATAACAGGCTAATATTAACAAGCCGAATATCCCTAACCCCTAATCCTcccttctttttctctttacaCACCACCGACCACCGAACCCAATTAATCTTATTACCACCTCTCACCCCTCCCCAAAGGAACTCCCTTTGAATACGCACTACTTTCTTCCACACTTTCCTCGGCATCTTTAAAAAGGATAGGTAAAAAACTGGAATTGCGTTCAACACCGCATTAATCATCACAACTCTACCTCCAAGACTAATATGTTTATTCCGCCAAGAACATAACCGATTCCGAAGATGCTCCACTAAAGGATCCCAAGTCGACAAACTTTTCGGATTCGCCCCAATTGGGAGCCCAAGGTACTTGAAAGGAATTGAGTCAAGCCTACAATTAAGGAAAGTACAAGCCATTGACAAAAACGCCGAGGGAACATTAATCCCAATGAGCCCACTCTTCCAAAAATTGACTTTGAGACCGGAAGTCAATTCAAACCCTCTAAGAATAGCCTTTAGGGTCCACAAATTCTCCACCGACGTCTCCCCGATACACAACGTATCATCCG
It contains:
- the LOC123904036 gene encoding uncharacterized protein LOC123904036; the encoded protein is MNQRKVLVEGMRKAGQLNLFRGFSIGSEPIVIYHLQYADDTLCIGETSVENLWTLKAILRGFELTSGLKVNFWKSGLIGINVPSAFLSMACTFLNCRLDSIPFKYLGLPIGANPKSLSTWDPLVEHLRNRLCSWRNKHISLGGRVVMINAVLNAIPVFYLSFLKMPRKVWKKVVRIQREFLWGGVRGGNKINWVRWSVVCKEKKKGGLGVRDIRLVNISLLSKWRWRLLSPGRSLWKEVLVARYGNHIIHNVDWSGNRFPISASSWWKDICSLDKVVESKNWLVESVIRKLELRVEDVLEEDARIIFEKIWESPAPSKVIAFSWQLLYDRIPTRSNLEIRWMLITNKPWECVGCVGSVESSTHLFLHYPSALMVWYEVFRWLGVVIVIPPSLSLLFKVLRGVGRNEKIQKGFVMIWHATLWSLWKARNDSIFANGLYNPKVIVDEVKVLSWKWFVARLKVPPCL